A segment of the Nostoc sp. TCL26-01 genome:
TCCCCTCGGAAGCATAACAGACTGTACCCAGGGCAGCTAAATAGCCATACTGAGAGGGTATTCTCAAGTAAGTTTCAATTAAAGCTAAAGTTTCTGGTGCAGTAGGTATGGCTGCGAGAGTTTTGTCATCAATACCCAGCGCACGAGTAAACTGACGAAACAACTCTGGATGAGATTGGCGGATATCTCCTTGTCCCATTTCATCAAATAGATTTTCCAAGATGACTAACTGCGCTGCTTCATCCTGACAACAAGATAAGATGCTAGCCAGAATCCGATTAAATTCTTTGGAAAACTTGTACATTTGTACAGCTAGTATCTGTACATCTGATAAGCATAAATTGCCGTCACGGCAGCGCATTAAAAACTCATGCTGCCACAAAGGATGATCATCCGTGATTTCACGGAAGGAATTTTTGATTAGAGAATTCATCTTTTTATCGTGATACTTTTATCGCTAAATGGAGGGGTAAATCAAACAAAGGGCCAAAGAATGATTCGTCTAGGGCAATGTGTTCTGATGTGACACGTAACTCTTTGAGAATTGGCATAGTATTGAAACCAGCTTGGTTAAGAGCTTGAAAATAATCCTCAAAAGTTTTATGAATTAATTGGACATTGAGCGAAGAACCATCTCGTTTCCAAATCTCACCGGGAAATAGTTGGTCTCGTTTACTGAAGTATCCTGCACCCCCGACCTCAAAGTAGAATGGATAAGCAGCTTCTCGCATATATGGGAAAGATGGATGGGGAATACTAAAAACAAATTGCCCACCTGGACGCAAAATTCGCGCAACTTCTGCCATACATTCTTGAGTTTGAGCAATTGTCAGATAGTTAAATAAAAAAACTGCAACTACTAGGTCTATTTCGCCATCAGAGAATTGCTGGAGTTCGGTAGCACATCCTACTTCATAATTAATTCCCAAGGAGTCTTCTGATTCTTGTAAGCGTGCTGCGGCAATCATGCTTTGGGAAATGTCTATTCCATGCACTTGTGCAGCTCCTCGTCGGCGTAACTCTCGACTGCAATAGCCTTCACCACAACCAAGATCCAGTATTCGTGACTCAGCTACAGGTTCACAAAGCCCTAGCACAATAGGTCTAGCTGTAAAGTCTGAGAGAGAAATAGGTTTTTCTCTCATCCATGCGGATGCTGTCTGATTGTATAAAGTTCTAGTCGAGTGGCTGTTCTTCAAGGTTGACATGGGAATAATTTATGATTTAATTGTGCAGGATTTGAGTAAGCTAAATAAATAAAAGAGCGAATGTTGTATATAGTTTTTAACATTCAATTGTTTGATTTTTAATGTCAATCCCACTGAACTTTGTTAATTGAGAAATTGGATGCTGAAAACATAGGCTGTGCTAGGCACGAAGGAAAGCAAAGATGATGCAGTTTTTGATTTCTTTAAAATTAAGCTGTTTATGGATGAATTCTTTTCATAAACTCTAGAAATGATTTTGATATTTTCTTTTGGCGATAAACTTATCTTTTGGTTTTGAAGACTAGCTTTATATGATTTTTATTTCTCTGGATGCTATTTAATATTTTATTTAAGCTCACAAACAAAATAAAGCCGTATTTTGTACGAAGTAAAAAAATATTAAGTTTGTTAGTTTTTAATGATAGGATTTGTTGCTAAAAACGACCAGGCTGAAAAAATCAGTAATTTAGCTAATTAAATAGGACTTTAGGACAGATGATGACAGAAAAACTTTTAGCAGAATTGCCACCATACACCCAATCTGATGACGAACGAGCGATCGCTTTCTCTCAACTAGGCGATAAACTTTTTAATGAGCTGGCCGAGAGGATGGCTACCCAGCACCAGTACAGACTGCTGTTTGAACATACTTTACAGCCTGAGTTATTTCAGCAAATCAAAGTTGCGGCAGCAGGTTACATTTCGGCTTGTCTCAATAGTCCTATCATTCTCTCTGAAGCAGAAATGCTCGAACGACTGCTAGAAGCGAGAAACAATCTGCCAAACTATACTGGTACTGGTCTGTTAATGCCTAAAAAAGAACATACCCTGGCATTTAACGTTTTTCAAAAAAGTGTTGCCGAAGCTTTTTATCAATTAGGAGCTAATGATCTAATTGATGCAGTAGATTTACCAGTAAATCTGCGGATGGTTTATGGCAAAACTAGCCCAGAGAAAATGGCTTTGCCTTTTGCTAGTTCAAAATGCCATAGTGACGTATGGGCTGGTGTTCATGCTGATGCCACTGTAGTCGTTTTACCTCTGTTTGGCGATATTGATCATATCACTATCGAAGCAGGTGAAATGCCCAGGGAAATGGAATTATCTGCTATGCGGGTGATGTCAGATTTCGCGGAAGGTCAAGATGTGCCAATGGTTGTATCTTATACAGATGCAAAATTACGACATGGAACAATGTACTTTAATGATGCTCGTGGATTACACCAAACCGTAAGACGGAAAACTGAAGGTTTAAGGATCTCCGTAGATTTTCGGTTTCGGAGAAAATTTAACGCAGCTTATCGAGCAATGGTAGCATCTACTGTCGGTGGTGTAGAAGCAGATATGAGTGTGCCTTACGAAGAATGGTTGAAGGTTGGCAAAGAAACGCTAATTGTCTTTGATGAAACTGTCGAACAATTCAAACAAAATCAGCGTCCTAACGCTCCTGTTCCTCTATATACACGCGGATATCGCCTTGTCAAAATGTTTGATTAGATTGCTCATTGGTCATTACCCGAATTTCTCACGAAATTTATCAAATCGAAGTCCAGAGGCTGTAGGGGTGGGTTCATAAATATGGTTCAATCATTCACGAATCTCTCGTGAACCCGCCTCTACCGTTTTGTGAGAAATGCAGGATTAGTCATTAGTAGGTTAGGAAGCCAGTTGGACAGGAAGGATCTCCCGACTTGTGCAACTGGCATCGAGTTTTTGAGTGACGCTACTGCTACACCAACCTTGTATATTGAATTTCCCACATGGGGTGACTAATTTGCTTGCTCTCTATTTTGAATGATGGCATTGAGCGCTGTATAGTGTGTTTTGTATTTGGGAAGCGTGGCTTGTGCCTGATAGTATACAGAGCTATTTTTGGGAATTGATTCTAATAATTTAATTGCTTGTTGCCATCTATCTTTAGCTTGTTGCCAAACTAACAGGGAGTTAGGAGAAGTTTCCAAAAAGAAAGAAGCTTCTGTGGCTAACTTTTCAGCTGCGGTTAAGTTGTCTGACGCTTGCTTCTCGTTATTGGCTCTTTCTTTGATGGCAATGTAGTTACGTCGGTAGCGAATGATTTTTTCTTGAGCTTTGCTAGAAACTGATGTGTTTTCTGGAATAGTTTCTAACAAATTTATTGCTTGTTGCCATTTGATTGCTGCTTGCTGCCATATTGTTAAATTATGGGGAGGATTTTGAGCGATAAATGAAGCTTCCATTCCTAATTTTAAAGCGGATTTAAAATTATTCACAGCATTTATTTCTGGATCAATATTTATTTTTGCTTGCTGATATTGAATAATTTGCTCTTTAATTATCCAACTTCCAAAACCCAAGACAGCTATACTAGAAGCTAAAACTAGAGTTTTGTGTATGACTTGAGATGTGGGATTTTTTTTTAATAATGTTTTTAAATTGTGATTTGTGATTCTGGATAACCAGGTTGGAGATTTTTTTTTGTTTAAATTTTCTTGTGCTTGTTTTTTTAGGGTTTGGTTTTGTAGTAAAAATGAGTTGATTTTATTTTGGAAAATTTCACAGTCATTAAGTATATCTGTTAATTCTTGAAATTTAAACTCACTAGAAATAATCAATTCATGGGTATCATCTAACCACTCAACAGAAAATCCGGATTGACCACAGAATGATGATATTGCCAATAATATTGTTACTAATCTATGGCTATTTTTAATAGTATTGATAATATAAGTTAATTGATTTTGGGCTTGTAGTAAATCCTGGTCAATGCTAATAAGTTGCTGAATTTGTTTTTGTAAAATCAGAGAATTGTCAGCAGCAAGATTAATTTTTAAGCTATTTTCAATAATTTTAATTTGTGTAGTTAAACTGGGATGATGAATATCTAGATTGATTTGGTTGATTAACTGGGCATCGCTTAAAATATCTGCGGCGATCGCCTGCAATAAATCACCCCATTCAATCCAGCAATCAATCTTAGATTTTAGGGCATTACTAGATATTTCTGTTTCGGAATTGCCAAATTTCTCTATGATTAATCTGACATTACCAGTTATTGCAGGCTCTGTACGCCAAATACTTGGGACGAATAATCGGTTGGTAGTACTAGATGGGGCTAGCGTACCCACAGATGTACTATTGAGGCTGACACAATTTAAGTCTTGAGCGATCGCTTGTTGAATATGGCGGAGTTGCGTCTGAGCTTGATTAATTAGCACCACTTGTTGCATAATTTCTTGAGCATTACCCAAAGTCAGCTTGAGGCAATAAACAATCTTAGGCAAGTCATTAATTAGTATTTCTAATTCAGTCATAAATATATTTGCTTTTTCCTAGCCTCAGCGTTCTTTGTCCTGAAACTCTGGCTTTCCTGCACTAATGAACTTAGTTGCTTGATAAATCACAGAAACGATAGATTTATAATTCCCGCAAATTTTGCTAAAGTAACAAGTCTTCCTTTTCAGCAACGGGAATTGAGAAGTACTGTGAACGTCATGGGACATTAGCCCGTAAAACATTATTTCCCCATCCCCCATCTCCAATACCCAATCACCAACCTATGAATGAAACTGATTTAGCCTTTACCCCAGCGCTAGAGTTGGCGCGGTTAATCCGACGGCGGGAAGTGTCTCCCCTAGAGTTGGTAGAAATATATTTAGAACGGATTCAGTCGTTGAATCCTGAATTGGGTAGTTATTTTACAGTGACATCGGAATTAGCGATCGCTGATGCTACACTCAAAACTGAATTACTGACAAAAACCACTGAATTACCGCCATTTTTCGGTGTACCTATTTCGATCAAAGACCTCAACACTGTGGCTGGTGTATCATGTACTTACGGTAGTCCAGCATTATTAAACAACATCCCAGAATTTGATGATGGGGTGGTGACTCGCATTAAACAAGCTGGGTTTACGATTCTTGGGAAAACCGCTACCTCTGAATTAGGTTCATTTCCCTACACAGAACCGACAGGATTCACCCCTGCAAGAAATCCGTGGAATTTAGAATACACCCCCGGTGGTTCCAGTGGTGGGGCGGCGGCGGCTTTAGCAGCTGGATTATGCGCCATTGCTCAAGGTTCTGATGGTGGCGGTTCGATTCGGGGGCCTGCGGCTTGTTGTGGTTTGGTGGGAATTAAACCAGCACGAGGTAGAGTTAGTAAAGCGCCTGTAGGCGATCGCTTGGCAGGAATTGCGGCGAATGGCCCTATTGCTCGTACTGTGGCTGATGCAGCAGCTTTGTTAGATGCTATGTCTGGTTATGTGACTGGTGATCCTTACTGGCTACCAGACCCAGAACCATCATTTTTAGCCGCAGCCCAAACTCAACCGGGGAAATTACGCATTGCCTTTAGTACTGGCATGATCCCTTTAGGTGAAGCTGATGCTAATTGTCAACAAGGTGTTTGGCAAACAGTGAAATTACTAGCACAATTTGGTCATGAAGTTGTGCAAAAATCCCCAGATTTTAGTGGCTTAGTCGAACCATTCCAAATTGTTTGGCAATCTGGTGTAGCAGCCGCAGGTATTCCCCCAGAAGTGTTGCAGCCATTGAATCGTTGGCTATTGGCACGGACTGGTACAGTTGCCGAATATATCCAAGCAGTTTATAAAATGCAGATAGCCGCACGGCAAATTGTGGCATTTTTTGATGATATCGATGTTTTGGTGTTGCCTGTGTACTTACACTCACCCATCCGCATTGGTGAATGGGCTACTTTGAGTCCAGAAGACACATTTCAACAAATTATTAATTGGGTTGCCCCTTGTCCCCCAGCTAATGCTACAGGACAACCAGCGATCGCTCTACCTGTAGGTTTCGATCACAATGGTTTACCCATAAGTGTGCAGTTAGTCGGCAAACCCGCAGCAGAAGCCACTCTCATCAGTCTTGCAGCCCAATTAGAAGCCGCTAACCCCTGGATTCAACATCGTCCAGCCTTGGCAATTTAATTCTTTAAGTAGGGAGTGAAGGAGTGCTGAGTCGGGAGTGGGGGAGTGAGGGAGTGGGAGAGTGAGGGAGAAGAAAAGAATCTGTTGCCTAATGACTATTGAATAATGACCAATTACTAATGACTATTAATAGATTATTATGCGACTAGAACCACCATATCAAAAAGATAGAGAACAAGCCAAGCAAGAAGGACGACAAGAGGGAAAACAAGACTTAATACTCCGTCAACTCAATCGCCGTATTGGTAAGATTGATGTCTCATTAATCGAGCGCGTTCAAGGATTATCGACTGAACAATTAGAGAATCTAGGTGAAGCATTACTAGATTTTACTACTGTTGCTGATTTAGATATTTGGTTAAATCAATAACATAGTAGTATGGCTAGTATGTAGAAACAAGCGATCGCATCATTAAATTTAAATCAATTCACTCATTTGCGGATAATTTTGCTGCATTAATCAAACCAAGACTATTTATGGAACCATCACCCATGTCTCCTAATCAACCGGAATCTCAGATGGAAAGTAGTGCAAAGTTACTTAAACGCTTTAGTGTCGGTGCAGCAATCGGTTTAGTCATTGTTCTCATAAACTGGGTTGGCTATGTGAGTTTTTTTGGATATTCACTCCCATTCGCCACAGGCTTAATTTTGTGCTTTTCCATCAGCATCATTTGTGGATTGATGACAATTAAATGGGGCTACCAAATAATAGAAAACTTGTTACAGTTGTTGATGTAATCTTGAGAAAATAACAAAAATAATTAATTTATCTAAAGCTACACCTAGCCTGAATGCCTACTCAGACTCACCTAAAATTCTAGGATTTTGCAGCCCAGGGATGCAGTATTAGTTCTTATAGCAGCCATTTTAATCGTCTGGTGCGATTAAATGTAAATTTTCCCTCATAAGTCAGAACCACAAATGGGCAATTATTTGCAATGATCACTATTTACACCAAAAACTTGAAGACACCACAAAATAAAGAATGTGGCTGACTAAGAGTTTAGTCAGCTTATGTCAGTTTTATACCAGTTATGCCTTATGCCAAGTAGCACATTAGGCTGCAATTTATGCCAGGAACCAGACTTGAACTGGTGACACGAGGATTTTTAGTCCTGTCCAAAATCTTTCTATATCAAGGTTTTCAGGTGAATAAATTATAAGTTACACCATTTTTACACCATTTATTAGAAATTATTAAAAGTAGCTTTCACACATAAGAAAAGAAACCCAAAACCTAAAGAGAAAAGTTCATTCTAATTTAAATGTAAAATTTTATTTCTTAGTTAGCTTAAGACT
Coding sequences within it:
- a CDS encoding TenA family transcriptional regulator; this encodes MNSLIKNSFREITDDHPLWQHEFLMRCRDGNLCLSDVQILAVQMYKFSKEFNRILASILSCCQDEAAQLVILENLFDEMGQGDIRQSHPELFRQFTRALGIDDKTLAAIPTAPETLALIETYLRIPSQYGYLAALGTVCYASEGIVSSLYTQLYTGIIGSAPLPKESLIFFEVHIDVDDSHAAKLAAVIEPRITHEEEIKVKLAIIEAMDARVQFFNGIQRQISQHNWFPNSLLLADA
- a CDS encoding class I SAM-dependent methyltransferase codes for the protein MSTLKNSHSTRTLYNQTASAWMREKPISLSDFTARPIVLGLCEPVAESRILDLGCGEGYCSRELRRRGAAQVHGIDISQSMIAAARLQESEDSLGINYEVGCATELQQFSDGEIDLVVAVFLFNYLTIAQTQECMAEVARILRPGGQFVFSIPHPSFPYMREAAYPFYFEVGGAGYFSKRDQLFPGEIWKRDGSSLNVQLIHKTFEDYFQALNQAGFNTMPILKELRVTSEHIALDESFFGPLFDLPLHLAIKVSR
- a CDS encoding amidase, whose protein sequence is MNETDLAFTPALELARLIRRREVSPLELVEIYLERIQSLNPELGSYFTVTSELAIADATLKTELLTKTTELPPFFGVPISIKDLNTVAGVSCTYGSPALLNNIPEFDDGVVTRIKQAGFTILGKTATSELGSFPYTEPTGFTPARNPWNLEYTPGGSSGGAAAALAAGLCAIAQGSDGGGSIRGPAACCGLVGIKPARGRVSKAPVGDRLAGIAANGPIARTVADAAALLDAMSGYVTGDPYWLPDPEPSFLAAAQTQPGKLRIAFSTGMIPLGEADANCQQGVWQTVKLLAQFGHEVVQKSPDFSGLVEPFQIVWQSGVAAAGIPPEVLQPLNRWLLARTGTVAEYIQAVYKMQIAARQIVAFFDDIDVLVLPVYLHSPIRIGEWATLSPEDTFQQIINWVAPCPPANATGQPAIALPVGFDHNGLPISVQLVGKPAAEATLISLAAQLEAANPWIQHRPALAI